A window of the Candidatus Aminicenantes bacterium genome harbors these coding sequences:
- a CDS encoding NAD(P)-dependent oxidoreductase — protein sequence MKPPIALLGTGLLGAATAERLLDKEYPLTVFNRSEEKTRGLRRKSAKIAPSAEAAVTASHRVILMLTDFAAITEVLDEMPPDAIRGRAIIQMGTISPAQSRSLAERIGASGGEYLEAPVLGSRPEARKGRLQILVGATPEQLERHRELFQDLGRSITHFGEAGKAAAAKLALNQLIASLTAAFALSLGYVQKEDIPVDAFMDILRESALFAPTFDKKLKRMRERDFSNPNFPLRHLRKDLRLIMSEMKQSGLEVPFLEGLDRLVSDGLNQGLGNQDYSALYNTIHSE from the coding sequence ATGAAACCACCCATCGCATTGCTGGGGACAGGGCTGCTGGGTGCCGCAACGGCCGAGCGGCTGTTGGATAAAGAATACCCCCTCACGGTATTCAACCGCAGCGAGGAAAAGACCCGCGGCCTGCGGCGCAAATCCGCAAAAATCGCGCCCTCGGCCGAAGCCGCCGTCACGGCTTCTCACCGGGTTATCCTCATGCTCACGGATTTTGCCGCCATTACCGAGGTGCTGGACGAAATGCCCCCGGACGCGATTAGGGGAAGAGCCATCATCCAGATGGGAACCATTTCTCCGGCCCAGAGCCGGTCTCTGGCTGAACGCATCGGCGCATCGGGCGGGGAATACCTGGAGGCGCCGGTCCTGGGCAGCCGCCCGGAAGCCCGCAAGGGTCGTCTCCAGATCCTGGTCGGCGCCACACCTGAACAACTGGAACGTCACCGCGAGCTTTTTCAGGATTTGGGAAGGTCAATCACCCATTTCGGCGAAGCGGGTAAAGCGGCGGCGGCCAAGTTAGCCCTCAACCAGCTTATTGCTTCCCTGACCGCGGCTTTCGCACTCAGCCTCGGTTATGTTCAAAAAGAGGATATTCCTGTGGACGCTTTCATGGATATCCTGCGCGAAAGCGCCCTGTTTGCTCCCACATTTGATAAGAAACTGAAGCGCATGCGTGAACGGGACTTCTCCAACCCCAATTTTCCCCTTCGGCACCTGCGCAAGGACTTGCGCCTGATCATGAGCGAGATGAAACAGAGCGGTCTGGAGGTCCCTTTCCTGGAAGGGCTTGACCGCCTGGTCTCTGACGGCCTCAACCAGGGCCTGGGCAACCAGGACTATTCAGCCCTGTACAATACCATCCACTCAGAATAG
- a CDS encoding DNA-formamidopyrimidine glycosylase, whose translation RIQLWPPDQPFLPRLGPEPLNSITVREVLDALVSQRPIKAVLLDQHVLAGIGNIYADESLFQARVHPLTPARALTPQQKFRLAAAVPCVLEAAILGLGTTLNDFRDPNHRPGEFQHQLQAYQRTGQPCFECGTPIARIVVGRRGTHFCPKCQKS comes from the coding sequence CACGCATCCAGCTCTGGCCACCGGATCAGCCATTTCTGCCGCGCCTGGGACCGGAACCGCTGAATTCAATAACGGTTCGAGAAGTATTGGACGCGCTGGTTTCACAACGCCCCATCAAGGCCGTTCTCCTGGACCAGCATGTCCTGGCCGGGATCGGAAACATATACGCGGACGAATCCCTGTTCCAGGCCCGCGTCCACCCCCTCACTCCCGCGCGCGCCCTCACCCCACAACAGAAATTTCGCCTGGCGGCAGCCGTTCCCTGCGTCCTTGAAGCCGCCATCCTCGGCCTGGGCACCACCCTGAATGACTTTCGCGACCCCAATCACCGCCCCGGTGAATTCCAGCACCAATTGCAGGCCTACCAGCGCACCGGGCAACCATGTTTTGAATGCGGTACACCCATTGCCCGCATCGTGGTCGGCCGGCGCGGCACTCATTTTTGTCCGAAATGCCAAAAAAGTTGA
- a CDS encoding glycosyltransferase family 2 protein, with protein sequence MASMAESSGVSFVIPCFNEAGAIEKTIRELRDVLLNTRSTFEILVVDDGSTDGTTEILGNLRLDHVTVLSHESNRGYGAAIKTGIRSSQHEIVGIMDADGTYPTDRIPELLEHIPAHDMVTGIRTGDVRAVPLLRRPAKWFLNRFASYLVKKKIRDVNSGLRVFRKQVVTRSWNIFPDGFSFTTTITLLCALENLRVLTVPVNYLKRRGRSKIHPLKDTYNFFLLLMRITMLFNPLRIFMPVSLTTFFLCLASIVRDITLLNLTETTVLLFLFSVIFLMIGLLADLINRRIR encoded by the coding sequence ATGGCCTCAATGGCTGAATCAAGTGGTGTTTCCTTTGTCATCCCCTGTTTCAACGAAGCCGGCGCCATTGAAAAGACCATACGCGAGTTGCGGGATGTCCTGTTAAACACCCGATCCACCTTTGAGATCCTGGTGGTGGATGATGGTTCAACGGATGGGACCACGGAAATTCTTGGCAACCTGCGGCTGGACCATGTCACAGTCTTATCCCATGAATCCAACCGGGGATACGGCGCCGCCATCAAGACGGGAATCCGAAGCAGTCAGCACGAAATCGTGGGTATCATGGACGCGGACGGAACCTACCCCACGGACAGAATTCCCGAACTGCTCGAACACATACCGGCACATGACATGGTTACGGGAATCAGGACCGGGGATGTACGCGCCGTGCCCCTGCTGCGACGGCCGGCCAAGTGGTTTCTCAACCGTTTCGCGTCCTACCTGGTCAAAAAGAAAATTCGTGACGTCAACTCCGGCCTGCGGGTGTTTCGCAAGCAAGTGGTCACCCGCTCCTGGAACATCTTTCCCGACGGCTTTTCGTTTACCACCACCATCACCCTGCTCTGCGCCCTGGAGAACCTGCGCGTTCTTACCGTTCCCGTCAATTACCTCAAACGCAGGGGCCGCTCAAAGATCCACCCCTTGAAAGACACCTACAACTTTTTTCTGCTCCTCATGCGCATCACCATGCTATTCAACCCGTTGCGCATCTTTATGCCTGTCTCCCTCACCACCTTTTTTCTCTGCCTGGCATCGATTGTGCGGGACATCACCCTGCTGAACCTGACCGAAACCACGGTATTGTTGTTTTTGTTTTCCGTGATCTTTTTGATGATCGGCCTGCTGGCGGACCTGATCAACAGGCGCATCCGCTAG